Proteins co-encoded in one Daphnia carinata strain CSIRO-1 chromosome 3, CSIRO_AGI_Dcar_HiC_V3, whole genome shotgun sequence genomic window:
- the LOC130693807 gene encoding solute carrier family 35 member F5-like, producing MAVALSEDETILVVPSSLSFISCTSLLSKSQRLLLGLLLLLFVDVIWVLSSELTKYIFQNAEYDKPFFTTYFKTSFFMIYLTGFIFAKSWREQCFGHTYEYQHLKQDVIEDPEDPSSVLSGPTFVPMKTDEESGQPASILESTEESTSRSVRFNGVVEVRELSPNEAVDALMARLSYSASIRAEVATRRCAEKLSSLETMKVAATFSLLWFLGNYSYQAALSHTEAGLVNVLSSSSSLFTLMLAACLPSGSSDRFTLTKLIAVVFSIAGVVLVSLSDLKVEQSIPVGAGWALAGSMCYAAYLVLLKRRVDHEDKMSIPMFFGFVGLINTIVMWPSFFILHATKLEIFVWPTQQQWLYIALNGLIGTVLSEFLWLWGCFLTSSLIATLAMSLTIPLSMLADVAVKHVSYPFLFYIGSIPMFLSFFAVTLLSHWEEWDPVAQILNRIVDSCRSRNRNRFMSDSDDGEQRESLIEQPESSSE from the exons ATGGCCGTAGCACTGTCCGAGGATGAAACAATCCTCGTAGTTCCTTCTTCACTGTCCTTCATTTCGTGCACCAGTTTATTATCGAAAAGCCAACGTCTTCTACTAGGCCTACTtctgcttctttttgtcgatgtTATTTGG GTGCTTTCATCAGAACTGACAAAA tatatttttcaaaatgcagAATATGACAAACCCTTCTTTACTACTTATTTCAAAACAAGTTTCTTCATGATTTATTTGACTGGGTTTATTTTTGCCAAGTCCTGGAGAGAACAGTGTTTTGGACACACATATGAGTACCAG CATTTAAAGCAAGATGTGATAGAAGACCCAGAAGATCCCTCTTCAGTGCTT AGTGGACCTACATTCGTTCCCATGAAAACTGACGAAGAATCTGGTCAGCCAGCATCAATTCTCGAAAGTACTGAAGAGAGCACCTCAAGATCGGTTCGATTCAACGGAGTCGTAGAG GTCCGTGAGCTATCACCCAACGAAGCTGTTGACGCTTTAATGGCTCGCTTGTCGTATTCCGCCTCAATCCGGGCAGAAGTTGCAACCCGTCGGTGCGCAGAAAAACTCTCCTCTTTGGAGACTATGAAAGTTGCCGCTACGTTTTCATTATTG TGGTTTTTAGGTAATTATAGCTACCAAGCGGCATTGTCCCACACAGAAGCTGGCCTCGTGAATGTGCTTTCGTCAAGTAGCAGTCTGTTTACTTTAATGCTTGCTGCTTGCCTACCGTCGGGTTCGAGTGATAGGTTTACACTCACAAAGCTCATCGCAGTTGTTTTCAGTATTGCTGGAGTTGTACTGGTTAGCTTGTCGGATTTAAAGGTAGAGCAGTCTATTCCTGTGGGTGCAGGATGGGCCTTAGCTGGCTCCATGTGCTATGCCGCCTACCTGGTGCTATTAAAACGTCGTGTTGACCACGAAGATAAAATGAGCATTCCAATGTTTTTCG GCTTCGTTGGACTTATAAACACTATAGTGATGTGGCCATCCTTCTTCATCCTTCATGCTACCAAACTGGAAATATTTGTATGGCCAACACAGCAGCAGTGGTTGTACATTGCCCTAAACGGACTTATTGGCACCGTTCTCTCGGAGTTCCTATGGCTATG GGGCTGCTTTCTGACGTCATCGCTTATTGCCACATTGGCCATGAGTCTGACAATTCCTCTGTCAATGCTGGCTGATGTGGCCGTCAAGCATGTTTCCTATCCATTCCTATTCTATATCGGCTCCATTCCAATGTTCCTCAGTTTCTTTGCCGTCACATTACTGTCTCACTGGGAAGAGTGGGACCCAGTTGCTCAGATACTCAACCGCATCGTTGATTCTTGCCGTTCACGCAATAG AAATCGGTTTATGAGCGACAGTGACGACGGAGAACAGCGCGAATCCCTAATAGAGCAACCTGAATCGTCTTCAGAATAG